The Bubalus bubalis isolate 160015118507 breed Murrah chromosome 8, NDDB_SH_1, whole genome shotgun sequence sequence CTTAGATCTCACACATaactaagtgaagaggaactaaagagcctcttgatgaaggttaaagaggagagtgaaaaagttggcttaacgctcaacattcagaaaactaagatcatggcatctggttccattacttcctggcaaatagatggggaaacagtgtcagactttatttttttgggctccaaaatcactgcagatggtgactgcagccatgaaattaaaagacacttactccttggaaggaaagttatgaccaacctagacagcatattaagaagcagagacattactttgtcaacaaaggtccatctagtcaaggctatggtttttcccatagtcatgtatggatgtgagagttggactataaagaaagctgagtgcccaagaattgatgcttttgaactgtggtgttggagaagactcttgagaatcacttggactgcaaggagatcaaaccagtccatcctaaaggagatcagtcctgggtgttcattggaaggtctgatgttgaagctgaaactccaatactttggccacctgatgcgaagagctgactcatttgaaaagatcctgatgctagggaagattgagggcaggaggagaagggaacaacagaggataagatgattggatggcatcactgactcaatggacatgagtttgggtaaatccaggagttggtgatggacagggaggcctggcatgctgcagttcatggggtcacaaagagtcggacacactgagcgactgaactgaattgaaccttcTCCTGACAACTCCCACCACCCCAAGTCCAGGCAAAACACTCCAACAGGATCTTGTCATACCATAGTACTCGTTGCATGGTAATACAATGCCTATTTATTTGCCTGAATCCCCTAGCAGACTTCCAACTCCACATGTGCTTCACCTTCATTCCTTTAATAATTTGGATTGCAGTGCCAGGTAGATAGTGGCATTTTGATCAGAGTTGAATCCTTAACTCTCTAGTCCTTGGCATGGAACcatcattcaaaaaacatttatttgctgCACATATGGATGGAGGAATAAATTCTTGAGTTTTCCTAATGTAGCCTAAGTTTTGTGCCAATGTGTTCCCTTTACTATACTAGGATATACCGATGTAGTAACATTGTATAGAAATAGTCACCTCAAGGGAATACATTTACTGTAGTCAATGTTACAAGGCAATGTGGATTAGTAATTCTTCCTCTGAACGTCCcctcactttatctttgacaGTAATATTTCCACCAAGCTACTGGATGAAACCACCTCCATGCCCTCCTTCTGTGGAACCACATGGGTAGAGTTCCCTGCCGCTTCACTCTGTACCTTTCAGGAGACAGCTTTCAGGCATTTAGCCTAGGGATCGACGGATCAGAGGAGCCCCTCTGATTCACTGAGGGGCTCCAATATTATTTGccctaaataataatttttatatgtaagaGTAACGCCCACTGAAAATTATTATgtgaaatttggaaaatatataatcaagaaaatataaatcacCTATAGTCTCATCACCTAGAGAGCAATGATCACTTACTGATCTCGGTAGCTCTCTGCAATTTCAAATCCATCCCTCCTCTTGGCTCTCTCCCCTGAACTCTAGATTAGTGCATTTGCCTCCTTAGTTACTGTCTTCACTGGCTTGTCCTGGCCGCCCTTTGACTCCACATGTTCTAAGTGGAAATCCCCATCATCCCCCACTTCTCCCTTGCACCTGCTCCTGTGTCCTTTTCAGCAAACTGTCCCACCGTCCACCTTGTGACCTAGGTTAGAAATGATCCTTAGCGCCTCTTTCTTCCTCACCCTCATGTCTAACCAAGATGCTGTAGTTGTCTCTACTTGCATGTCGTTTGGGTCTTTCCTTATCCCTTAGTCACCAGCGTCATGACTCTGGTCCAGACTCCATCACCTCTCTCCTGGAATATGGTAGCAGCTTCCATGGGTCTCCACGTCGCCAATCCAGTCTCCACGCTGCGGCCAGAGTAGGAGGGGCAAGCTATCACATTTTCTCATGAACTCAAACCCTTCAGTTTTTTGCAAGGTCCTTCCCCCAAATGCCCCCACCCCTGTTTAACCATTTCTCTCTGGAGCagtcttcactctcctcttcatcgGGCTGACCTCTTCCCATCGTCCAGTTCTCCACTGAGTCATCTTTGTCCCCCAAGAAGCTTCGCCTGACTCCCCTCTCCCCACGAAAGTTCTGGCACGAGCCCACTCCATCCATCTCCTGTTTACTCCTCacatcctcccctctccctgtgagCTCTCTGGGGGCATGCATTGCGGCTTCTTTGTCACCCCAAGCCCACGATTTTGCCCCGGCCTGCCATGTGGGAAGAACTAgacagattctccaggcaagaatacaggagtgggttgccatgccctcctccaggggatcttcccaacccagggattgaacccaggtcacctgtcTAGTTCCTGGAGCCGCTAAGTGAGGGTCTAGGGTTCTCTTCCACATGGGAGGGGCGGAGGATGGAGCCACTGCTGGGAGGGTCTTCTTGGGCGGACAGGCTTCCAGATTCTCTCTTCTTGAATCTGGTTCTTGAGTTCCCCGCGGGCACTCCACAATGCAGACACGTGCTGACGGGGGAAACTTGAGCGAGCAGAGCTGCCTACTCTGGCCTGGTCCCTGCCTGCGATCAGGGCTCACACAGACAGACCCTCCTGACCCGACGCCTGGCGGGGTCGCCAGCGCCCCAGCACCTGGCGGATGGCCGCGGCGATCTCGTGGTTGCGCAGGCTGTAGATGAGCGGGTAGAGCAGCGGCGTCACGTGGGTGTAGACCAGCGCCAGCGCGCGGTCCCGGTGCGGGGAGTAGCTGGCCTTGGGCCGCGCGTACATGAAGGTGGCGCAGCCGTAGTGCAGGAAGGTGACGGTCAGGTGCGAGGCGCAGGTGGAGACGGCCTTGCGGCGGCCCCGCGGAGAGCGCAGGCGGTGCAGGGCGCCGGCGATGGCGCCGTAAGAGGCCAGGATGAGCAGcgagggcagcagcagcagcagcaggcaggcgcCCAGCAGAGGCAGCTCCTCGGCGTAGCTCCGCGTGCAGGCCAGGTGCAGCAGCGCTGTGATGTCGCAGAAGAAGTGCACCAGCAGGCGGGAGCCGCAGAAGGGCAGGTGGAAGACGGCCACCGTGAGCCCCACGGACACCGCCAGGCCCCCGAGGCAGCAGGCCAGGGCCAGACGCGCGCACAGCGCGGGGGTCACCACCGCCGTGTAGCGGAGCGGGTggcagatggccacgtagcggtcatAAGCCATGGTGGCCAGCAGGAAGCACTCGGCCCCGCCCAGGGCCACGAACATCTGCATCTGCACGGCGCAGCCCAGGAAGGAGATGGGACTGCCTCGGCCCAGGCTCGGCGAGGCCAGGTCAGCCAGGGTGCGGGGCACCACCACCAGCGTGTAACCGAGCTCGATGGCTGACAGCTGGCACAGGAAGAGGTGCATGGGCGGCCGGGTGGTCGCCGAGGCCACGGCCAGCAGGATGAGCAGGTTCCCGCTCAGGGTGGCCAGGTGCAgggccagcagcagcaggaagagtgCTGGCCTCAGGTGTGGAAACTCTGGAAAGCCCCGCAGGAGAAAGCCCCGGGGCAGGGTGGCGTTGCTGGGGCTGGCCATGCACCCACCTGTCCAGGTCCAGAGGCACCTGTGGGAAAGAAGCAGGGGAAGGGGGAGTTTGTGGGCTCCACTCCTCTGGCCCTGCTGGTGAAGAAAGGGCTGGATGGAATTAAGAGGGTAGGAGCCAGTAGAGCGGCAGAGAGGGGCCAGGTAATGTGCTTATTTCCAACTCCACCCCTTCCTTTTGGTTATtggctcagtcctgttcgactctttgtgactccatgggcttgtagcccaccaggcttctctgtccttggggattctccaggcaagaatacaggagtgggttgccatgtcctcttccaggagatcttcccaacccagggattgaacccaggtcccctgcattgcaggcggattctttaccctctgagccaccaggaacatCTTATTGTCTTCTTCTGAAAATTGGTCCAGTTTTTCCTGCCTCCTGGACTAGAATTCTTACAACTCCTTTCTCAACATGCTCTTTGTAAAGAAACCTTGATTTGAGACCCTTTCTTTACTTTGCATCTCTCTTGACCTCCACCTAGGAAGAATGCCCTTTCTTCAGACTCCACTTGCTTTGTGGGTCTTATACAGCCACCTGTATTAGTCAACCTCAGCCTCAGCTGGCTGCCCAGAGGCAGGCACTGTGTCTACAGGTTCTGCTTCTatttcctccttcctgccctgtgCTGCTATTTCTGAGTTGCTTTCCTTGTACCGCAGAATTACAAAAACataaggcttccctagtggctcagaaggtaaagaatctgcctgcaatccgggagccctgggtttgatccctgggtggggaagatcccctggagaagggaatggcaacccactccagtattcttgcctggaaaattccatggaaagaggagcctggcgggctgcagtctgtggggtcatagagttggacacgactgagcgacttcactttaatgcAGGTGAAGACCTTAGTCACCATCTCATTCAACCtcataattttaaagataaaaaaaaaaagaaaaaagctggggAGGGACAGGATTAAGGGCTTAACTGTTGCCAGATAAttagaatcagaatctgcattcctGAGACTGAATCCAGAACTTCCCATGACCCTATATGAGGATGTAAAAGGTCCCTGGCATTAGTCAGTCAATCCATACTGATTCAGCTTTAAATAGAGACCCGAGTCTGTGCCTGGCGTTAAGGCGGACACAGACAGCAGCCGATGGTTAGCGGAAAGGCCTGACCGGGCCCATCTGGAACAATACATCCTAACAGTCTTATTAGTACTGCGTCAGCAGGACAAAAAGCCATGTACATCTGTTCTAACTTGCCCTTCGGAGGTAGCAGTACATTCCAGATCTGCTGTCAGAACAGAGCCTCTGAGTATTATCCGGTGACTCATTACAGGCAACAGTGGAGAGCATTGATAGCGTGTAGGTTGGCTGCAATTGTTATAACCCTCCAGAGTCAGGGACCATCAAGTGGTAAGAAATTCAGAGCCGTGCCAACTAGAGGAGGATGTCTGATTTTTCCACTAGTTATTAATgatatctctttttaaattaatttaaattataagcTCAACTATTATTTCCTCTTAGTGCCCTTGAGTCACTGTTTCTAAACGGTGTTGGAAGTGGAATTTGTTGTTATACTACAGAGTGCAACAGCAGTAAAACTGGGGCACTGGCAACAGGTAAACTGAATACAGGAACGGGAAGGAATGCCAAGAGCTTGCTCTTTGCTATTGATGCTCCTTGTTGAAGAGAGTTCTGGGGATTTGCATCTATCAGTGTCAGCCCGTGCTCTTTTTTGTCATCTGAGGGGAATGCCTTGAAACAGATGTTTGCACTGTTGCATTGATGGGGGAGGAAtagggtgggggtgtgggtgggtcTGGGCGATGTGGAATCACTTCCTATCGTTCCCTTCCTCGCCCTGCTCTGTTCAGTCATTTGAACAAATTTGACAAACCTGTGTCGAGTCGGCAGCCTCGTCGCCGCCAGCTGTGACCAAGAGACAGAAGCCTAGTGTCCTGGAGGTTCAGGCAGGACGAAGCTGTTGCAGGGACCAGTTCTCTTCACTCTGCCTCTGCTGACCCCCTCCgtcttttactttttccttttcatctcctTAGGGAAGCAGGGAGTGGAGGGCAGAAAGACAGAAACAATCCATTTCTTTCCCCCTCACGTTCACACGTCACAGAAATGGAGATGTTGCGAAAGGCTGGGTAGGGGCTCCAGTAACCCTAAGCTCGAGGCGCGTCATGTTTCCAAACCTGGAAAGCAAGCCAGACAGCTCAGTTCAATCTAAAGGAGACTGAGGAGTGTTTCTACTTTGTCTAGAGTTTTTAGGAGGATTTCTCACAATCTCTAGGAATGTGTGTTAGAAGAGTCTTTTCcctgggagggagaaggagaacaGACACTTTCACAACTGCAGTGGTTTGTTCAAAACCAGGCTCCAGCCTAGTAGGAGAAGCTACAGAGGGAAAAGAAAGCCTCACCTTCCTCCTTCAGGGCCAGAAGGGCCATATCCTCAGCTGAGAGAGTGTCAGGCAAATGCGTGTACAGACTCCATACATTTAACTCACTTAATCCTAGCAACAATCTAACGAAGGACGTGCACTCTTATTGTACTTATCTAACAGGTAAACTGAGGACTAAAGGAATTAAATGTCATGAAGCTAGTTAGCAGTAAAGCCAGGTTTCCACTCAAGCAATCTAGTCCCTGCTAGTCCATGGTTTTATCCACTATAACTGTCTTCCCTCTTGATCAGTCTCCTAAAAATTCTTCTCACATAAGACACACTCTGTTCCTCTACCCACATCTCCCACCTCCCCTTGCCCAGGAATTACCTGCACCCTCCAAGACATTTCCGTCCTCAAATTTCCCTTTGCTGACATTTCTCTTGAGGACATGTGGATGTAAGCAGGCATACAGATGATCTAAGACAGcagatttaaaaagaatttccACTTCGCCTTGACATTCTTCATTCCTATTGTTACTGTCCTGGCCGACCTGCTTTCCTGACTGTATAAGGCTCTGTGGAGCACTCGCAGATTAATggctgcctggtggctcaggacATCTGGATGTGGTTGGGCTGGGGACATAGATCTGGGATTTGATTTTTCACTACGTAGAATAAATACAATTATCTGTAATAATGATGTTTTTAGCTGGTTATTTTAATAGCCAGTTGAAGCACTTCAAAGGACAGATTGTGGGGAGATTTGAAAGGCAGGCAGGTCAGGCCCCTCTTGAAGATGCCATAAAATATGGTACCGAACTAACTTGAAAGTCAAATGGTCCAGATCTTCATGTTACAGCGAGGGATGCTGCAGAGAGGTCATATAACCAGCCTGGGACCGCGCCCCTATCTGTTGGCAGCAGAGCTGGACTCAGAACTCCTGTTTGATGGTTCTGTTTGCTGCCAGAATTGTCTTCCAGAGTAGACCTGAGTCCATGGATCTAGTATTATTGCTTACAAAAACACCAGGGGAGAGGTCACAGAAAAATCAGATCATTGTCCCATAAGAAAGAATTGCCAATATGCCTGAATTTCCATTATTTGACTTAATAACCTGTCATGAGCATCTGCCCTATGAATTTACACAAATTGTTCTGAAATCTGTTTTCATCCAGTGcatctttttatgaaaaatacacaCTGTGcattcaaagggcttcccaggtggtgctagtgataaagcatctgcctgcaatgcaggagacacaagagaggcgggttccatccctggtcaggaagatcccctggaaaaggaaatggcaacccattccagtattcttgcctggaaaattccatgcacagagaagcctggcaggaaagattttttttttttcttttccttaatccTCAGTGAAGTAGA is a genomic window containing:
- the LOC102394741 gene encoding olfactory receptor 10AC1, coding for MASPSNATLPRGFLLRGFPEFPHLRPALFLLLLALHLATLSGNLLILLAVASATTRPPMHLFLCQLSAIELGYTLVVVPRTLADLASPSLGRGSPISFLGCAVQMQMFVALGGAECFLLATMAYDRYVAICHPLRYTAVVTPALCARLALACCLGGLAVSVGLTVAVFHLPFCGSRLLVHFFCDITALLHLACTRSYAEELPLLGACLLLLLLPSLLILASYGAIAGALHRLRSPRGRRKAVSTCASHLTVTFLHYGCATFMYARPKASYSPHRDRALALVYTHVTPLLYPLIYSLRNHEIAAAIRQVLGRWRPRQASGQEGLSV